A genomic window from Silvibacterium dinghuense includes:
- a CDS encoding DinB family protein: MLRRLVCVALLLASSTIRAQSAADAATNEGIWQGYDGELRYASRLLISLAEAIPADKYDWRPEPGVRSVSEVLMHIVQSNYYLLSVTGPQMPPELASNDVEKRITSKPEVVAYLRRSLEAVKTARAKLKPGDLQHKVKIYGETVNVDGMYLRIICHDNEHMGQLIAYARMNGIVPPWSAGVVLPK; encoded by the coding sequence ATGCTCAGAAGGCTGGTTTGCGTTGCCCTTCTTTTAGCTTCCTCCACAATCCGTGCCCAAAGCGCCGCCGATGCGGCTACCAACGAGGGTATTTGGCAAGGCTACGATGGAGAATTACGGTATGCTTCGCGCCTTCTCATCTCACTTGCGGAGGCAATTCCCGCCGATAAGTATGATTGGCGGCCGGAGCCTGGGGTGCGCTCGGTGAGCGAAGTGCTCATGCATATCGTTCAGTCGAATTACTACCTGCTCAGCGTAACCGGGCCCCAAATGCCACCCGAACTCGCGTCAAACGATGTGGAGAAAAGGATTACGTCCAAGCCAGAAGTCGTGGCGTACCTGCGGAGATCCCTTGAAGCGGTCAAGACAGCGCGAGCCAAGCTGAAGCCCGGTGATCTGCAGCACAAAGTAAAGATTTATGGCGAAACCGTAAACGTGGATGGAATGTACCTGCGAATCATCTGTCACGATAATGAGCACATGGGCCAACTCATTGCCTATGCTCGCATGAACGGCATAGTGCCACCTTGGTCGGCAGGTGTAGTGCTCCCGAAGTAA
- the msrB gene encoding peptide-methionine (R)-S-oxide reductase MsrB — protein MSDTKLEKIQKSEEEWRDQLTPEQYYIARQKGTEPPFTGAFYRHSENGVYHCVACDAPLFTSETKFDSGCGWPSFYQPIAGALDEHEDLSHGMHRIEVTCARCGAHLGHVFPDGPKPTGDRYCINSVSLNFEKTK, from the coding sequence ATGTCTGACACAAAGCTCGAGAAAATTCAAAAGTCCGAAGAGGAGTGGCGCGACCAGCTCACACCCGAGCAGTACTACATTGCGCGGCAAAAGGGCACGGAGCCGCCTTTCACGGGCGCGTTCTATCGCCACAGCGAAAACGGCGTTTATCACTGCGTCGCCTGCGACGCGCCGCTGTTCACCTCGGAGACGAAATTTGACTCCGGCTGCGGCTGGCCGAGCTTCTACCAGCCAATTGCCGGCGCGCTCGACGAACACGAGGACCTGAGCCACGGCATGCACCGCATCGAGGTCACCTGCGCCCGCTGCGGCGCGCATCTGGGCCACGTCTTCCCCGACGGCCCCAAGCCGACCGGCGACCGGTACTGCATCAACTCCGTCTCGCTGAATTTCGAGAAGACGAAGTAA
- the rplU gene encoding 50S ribosomal protein L21: protein MYAVIRTGGKQYRVAPGDVVKIEKTEAGENGAVEFAEVLAFAGENGISKPASAKVRATVLGEGRGEKILVFHYKRKKQYKKLQGHRQDYTEVRIDAIEVDGNSYSAAK, encoded by the coding sequence ATGTACGCGGTCATCCGCACTGGTGGAAAGCAGTATCGCGTCGCCCCGGGCGATGTGGTGAAGATTGAAAAGACGGAAGCCGGCGAGAACGGCGCCGTTGAGTTTGCCGAAGTCCTGGCGTTTGCCGGCGAGAATGGCATCAGCAAGCCGGCCTCGGCCAAGGTGCGGGCCACCGTGCTCGGCGAAGGCCGCGGCGAGAAGATCCTGGTCTTCCACTACAAGCGCAAGAAGCAGTACAAGAAGCTGCAGGGCCACCGTCAGGATTACACCGAAGTCCGCATCGACGCGATCGAAGTGGATGGGAACAGCTACAGCGCCGCCAAGTAA
- a CDS encoding IS110 family transposase, with amino-acid sequence MQIRSVGIDLGKTTFHLVALGASGKVMVKKKFTQKQLLTFTANMQTSLIGLEACSGAHFLGRALKQQGHDVRLIAAQFVKPFVKSNKNDFVDAEAIAEAVERKNMRFVPIKTDDQLDLQAMHRIRDRLISRRTAVINQIRAFLLERGMVFAQKPAKLRAAMADVLENADNALTLMMRNLIGILWDEWKSVEQQIDELTDSLEQIAESDAGCCRIRQIPGIGPIVATAIVAAIGNGAAFRKGRDFAAWLGLVPRQYSTGGKTKLLGISKRGNIYLRKVLIHGARAAAMRIKRDRFPIGAWMNGLEARAPRNVLVVAMANKLARIAWAVLSTGEDYRPAVSAAAAV; translated from the coding sequence TAGGCATCGATTTGGGCAAGACGACATTTCACCTTGTTGCGCTGGGAGCATCGGGCAAGGTGATGGTGAAGAAGAAGTTTACGCAGAAGCAGTTGCTAACCTTTACGGCGAACATGCAGACTTCGCTGATCGGCCTGGAAGCCTGTTCTGGCGCGCATTTTCTTGGACGAGCACTGAAGCAACAAGGCCATGATGTACGGCTCATCGCTGCGCAGTTCGTGAAGCCCTTCGTGAAGTCCAACAAGAACGACTTCGTCGATGCAGAGGCTATTGCCGAGGCCGTCGAGCGCAAGAACATGCGTTTCGTTCCGATCAAGACGGATGACCAGCTCGACCTGCAGGCGATGCACCGGATTCGTGACCGGCTCATTTCACGGCGCACGGCAGTCATCAACCAGATACGAGCGTTTCTCCTGGAGCGCGGCATGGTCTTCGCTCAGAAGCCAGCGAAGCTGAGGGCCGCGATGGCCGATGTGCTCGAGAACGCGGACAACGCGCTGACACTGATGATGCGCAACCTGATCGGCATCCTGTGGGACGAGTGGAAAAGCGTTGAGCAGCAGATCGATGAGCTGACCGACAGCCTAGAACAGATCGCAGAGAGCGATGCCGGTTGTTGTCGCATCCGTCAGATCCCGGGCATCGGTCCTATCGTTGCAACCGCGATCGTCGCCGCCATCGGTAACGGCGCGGCGTTCCGCAAGGGCCGAGACTTCGCTGCATGGCTCGGCCTCGTGCCACGGCAGTACTCGACCGGTGGCAAGACTAAGCTGCTAGGCATCAGCAAGCGAGGCAACATCTATCTACGCAAGGTGCTCATCCACGGAGCACGCGCAGCCGCGATGCGCATAAAACGAGACCGCTTCCCGATTGGTGCATGGATGAACGGTCTCGAAGCTCGTGCGCCACGCAACGTGCTGGTCGTAGCTATGGCCAACAAGCTCGCACGTATCGCATGGGCTGTGCTCTCAACTGGGGAAGACTATCGCCCCGCCGTCAGCGCGGCAGCAGCGGTATGA
- a CDS encoding cupin domain-containing protein, whose protein sequence is MPEAPLKIGLQAAAQRLEEIDSAFVILFQRGDFSAELYAPKEVDLQQPHEQDEVYIVASGSGIFLRGEERVSFERGDFLFVPAGVVHRFEQFTNDFSTWVLFFGPKIAQEQ, encoded by the coding sequence ATGCCAGAAGCACCATTGAAAATCGGGCTGCAAGCTGCTGCACAAAGGCTCGAAGAGATCGACAGCGCGTTCGTCATACTCTTTCAGCGCGGAGACTTTTCCGCCGAGCTCTACGCACCGAAGGAGGTCGATCTGCAGCAGCCACACGAGCAAGATGAGGTCTATATCGTGGCATCTGGCAGCGGGATTTTTCTGCGAGGAGAAGAGCGTGTTTCGTTCGAACGAGGAGACTTTCTGTTTGTCCCCGCTGGCGTCGTTCACCGATTCGAACAATTCACAAACGATTTCTCGACATGGGTGCTTTTCTTTGGACCAAAGATTGCACAGGAGCAGTAG
- a CDS encoding RidA family protein, whose protein sequence is MSAKTVIATSGAPTAIGPYCQAIKVGNFLFTSGQIALDPASGQVIAGGIAEQTTRVLENLKAVLEEAGTSFAGVIKTLVFLKDMNDFAAMNEVYARYFAPEGVTPPARSTVEVARLPKDVLVEIELVAAV, encoded by the coding sequence ATGAGCGCAAAGACTGTCATCGCCACCTCCGGGGCGCCTACCGCCATCGGACCTTATTGCCAGGCCATCAAGGTCGGAAACTTCCTCTTCACCTCGGGCCAGATCGCGCTCGACCCGGCTTCGGGCCAGGTCATCGCAGGCGGCATTGCCGAGCAGACTACCCGCGTGCTCGAGAACCTGAAGGCTGTGCTCGAAGAGGCCGGGACCTCCTTCGCCGGCGTCATCAAGACCCTTGTTTTTCTCAAGGACATGAACGATTTCGCCGCCATGAACGAGGTCTATGCCCGCTATTTTGCGCCTGAAGGCGTCACCCCACCGGCGCGCTCCACTGTCGAGGTCGCCCGCCTGCCCAAGGACGTGCTGGTCGAGATTGAACTGGTCGCCGCCGTCTAG
- a CDS encoding GNAT family N-acetyltransferase produces the protein MSRWLASWNCPIPIESVTRRIEMLQDRAMLQEALLYVIVDRSTEQTMGSICIQRGDLPGRGELSYWLGERYQGRGYAREAVSTMLPLATKHLNLPLIEAGAQIENANSFAVMVRCGMVPGGERLVYAPTRARNELCRFYEWVPST, from the coding sequence ATCAGTCGTTGGCTCGCCTCATGGAACTGCCCAATACCTATCGAGTCGGTTACCAGGCGGATTGAAATGCTCCAGGATCGTGCGATGCTTCAGGAAGCGCTCCTCTACGTCATCGTGGACCGATCTACAGAGCAGACGATGGGTTCGATTTGCATCCAACGAGGCGATCTTCCGGGCCGAGGCGAACTCAGCTACTGGCTCGGCGAAAGATATCAAGGTAGAGGGTACGCGCGCGAGGCTGTCTCTACGATGCTTCCTTTGGCGACCAAACATCTAAACCTTCCATTGATCGAGGCAGGTGCGCAGATTGAAAATGCGAACTCCTTCGCCGTCATGGTTCGATGCGGCATGGTCCCAGGTGGCGAGAGGCTTGTTTACGCACCGACACGTGCACGCAACGAACTCTGCCGATTTTATGAATGGGTACCCTCGACCTAG
- the rpmB gene encoding 50S ribosomal protein L28: protein MAQVCEICGKGPQFGNNISHAHNVSRRRWNVNLQPVKAKVEGSSNAKKLRVCTSCIKSGKVVKA from the coding sequence ATGGCACAGGTTTGTGAAATCTGCGGCAAAGGGCCGCAATTCGGTAACAACATCTCGCACGCCCACAATGTTTCGCGTCGTCGCTGGAACGTCAACCTGCAGCCGGTCAAGGCCAAGGTCGAAGGCAGCAGCAACGCCAAGAAGCTGCGCGTCTGCACCAGCTGCATCAAGAGCGGCAAGGTCGTGAAGGCCTAA
- the rpmA gene encoding 50S ribosomal protein L27: MAHKKGLGSSKNGRDSNAQRLGVKKFGGEIVTGGSIIVRQRGTRLKPGLNVGIGSDDTLFAKVDGRVKFIDRGRTGRFVAIEPVAAE; encoded by the coding sequence ATGGCACATAAAAAAGGTCTTGGAAGTTCCAAAAACGGCCGCGACTCGAACGCGCAGCGGCTCGGCGTCAAAAAGTTCGGTGGGGAGATTGTCACCGGCGGCTCGATCATCGTCCGCCAGCGCGGCACCCGCCTCAAGCCCGGCCTCAACGTCGGCATCGGCAGCGATGACACGCTCTTCGCGAAGGTCGATGGCCGCGTGAAGTTCATCGACCGTGGCCGCACCGGCCGCTTCGTCGCGATCGAGCCTGTCGCTGCTGAGTAA